TCCTGTGCTTCCTTTCATATTATCTCAGGCCCCTCAATCCAActttcttttcccactggatgGGTACAGAAGAAGCTTGGGACCTGCACATGGTGGTTCTTCCTCTTTGACTGTAAAACTCAAAGGTTATTTTCTGGTAGTGTCAAGAAATGTTAAACCACAGTATTTCTTCTCTCCATTGTCATGACTACCTGTTTTCCATGGACCAAAGTACCTCATGGATGTTCAGTTTGATCAAGACAGAGTTTTGGATAAAATCAGTGCCAGTGACATTGTCCTGCCAGGAGGGTTGTGGTGCTGTTTTTTCTCTGCCCTGCTTTTCAGAGGATTTGCTGTGGTGCTCATCTCCAGTACCCTGAGAAAAAAGGAGTTCAGTCCTTTGTCCTTTCCTTGGAAAAGGCTGGGGAGTGCCTCCTTCAGGCTTTTATGGAAAACAAGGCATTGAGGGCaaaggctgagggaagagcttGGAGCCAAATGTACAGTTATTGGAGGAACCACTTTGGGAATTGTACTCAGACTCTCTGTTTTAGCTCATTTCATAAATAAAGGCATCCAAGCACAGCTGATGTACTTCTGCTTCCTGCTCATTTGTGCCTCCAGTGGGCTGAAGATCCATTTCGTGGAATCTTGGATGGTTTGggagggaagggaccttaaagatcatctcgttcCATTACCTCCCTGCCACatgcagggacaccctccactatcccaggttgctccaagccacatccaacttggctttggacacttccagggacagggcaatgtcctggtttagggcaaatttggcgGGAAACTTCCAAAGGggtccctctagaaagcagattcaagtggCCCCTCCCACAACTGGTTCAgaaaaagatttccttggagaaaagtgaaaaaagctGATTTTATAACAAGCAAACTATTCACAAGCACaaaaatggaataattttaaacaataaaacctctcactgttctgaagagatggcaaatttaGAAAGTCCTTGTCGTGGGGCGTAACTTGGCTCATTCAGTCCcttatcagtccctcctgtgctggaaatGCCACATCCTGGGCTCCAGTGGGCTACAGGtgtgagctcccagggctctttttcagtccagagaagggctgaacagctccaagaaaaagaaaaaacacagccTGAGGAACCATTTCTGCcacagctagctaaaaactaactaaaagcaaaggagagctgtgGTCATGTTTGCAGggatcccaggatgagggaagagatgagaatcctgactccatgtttcagaaggctgatttataattttattatatatattatattaaaagaaaattatatactaaaactatactaaaagaatagaagaaaggatttcatcagaaggatagcaaggaatggaaaggaatgaataacaaaagctcgtgactctcagagagtccgagccagctgactgtgattggccattaattagaaacaaccaacatggaccaatcaaagatgctcctcttgcattccacagcagcagataatcattgtttacattttgtttctgaggcctttcagcttctcaggaaaaaaaatcctagcaaaaggatttttcataaaatatgtccatgacagAGAGCTCTGCTactgtctgtgctgcagacaacacagtccaggagaagGATGTGGGGGAGCAAGTGCAATTTCTGATAACAAACTGTGCtcttcttctctccctctttgctctcagaaccagtctaaaggtgcagaacttaatatccagcataaacagaacagacagtAAAGCCACCCTAGGACAGGcaaccacaacttctctgggcaacccatgccagggcatcaccaccctcacaggcaaGAATTTCTTTCTGTAATCTAATCTGCATCTCCCTCTGTCAGTTTTTAGCCATTccaccttgtcctgtcactccatcccttgtcccaagtccctctccagctctcctggagcccctttaggcaatgaaaggggctctgaggtctctccctggagccttctcttcttcaggcaGAACAATCCAAACATTCTTCTTAGGAGAGGTTCTTCAATCCCTctaatcatctttgtggcctcctctggactcactccaacagctCTGTATTGTATTTTATCTGCTCTTCTCTGGATCACTGAATCTTGTGAGTTTGAATACCCCTGCACTTGAAGAGCACCTGAACAGCTTGACTCACATTTTGCCCAGCTCAGCACAAGTGGGACGATGTCCAATGTTTTTGCAGTGCCTCAATGTCACTCCTAGCCAGCCCACACATGGCCTTGCACTGAAATGAGCAGAGGTGACAGCACAAAGTGGAGCCAGGGGTGCTGGAACAGCATGTGGGAATGCAAACATAAACCTGTGGGAATGCAAATACACTTCTGCATGCACACAGTGGGGAGTTCTGGGCTCTCATGATTGTGAGGCCATGGGCAAAGGGTAAAATGGGACCTAAGGAAAAACTAAGAATGATTCCATATTGAAGGGAGGGAGCCAAAAAGTTGACAAGGTGATGAGGACAAAAGGGGATAGAGACGTTTAGCTGGGAAGAGGAGGTTTTCTCATTTTAGAGACAAATTTAGGAGAAAATGCTCTGGAATGAGTGTTTCTGCTAAAGAAAAAAATGCTTCAGTAATCCCTTTTGCTGTCAATGAGAAAATGGATACCAGTGggtgaaagtgaaaaaaaccagCTGTTCATTGACAAAGTGCCCACgtggcaaaggaaaaaaattgaacaAATGCTAGATATTTAACCATCAGAACCTTACCCCCAACACACACAAGCACCCACCCCACAgcagaacaaaaaaccccaaaattctgggGAAAGAAACAAATAGACCAGCTGTGTGGCAGGGGGAACAAAATGGCACCAGCTTTTTTGtctcagggaaagaaaaaaagctcctgcagcagcttggGCAAAGCAGATAGGAACCTGTGGAACCTCTGGTGTTGGTCTCTTCCTCACAGCAAATGAAGCTGGTGTATTTTGGTGTCTTTTCTCTTGTTGGTTCAGCTTTTCCTGAGGTGTCAggccaggcagagcagctcctgccggATTGGCTCCTGGTGATTGTCTGTTCTTGAACCAAAACCAAGgtgaacaattaaaaaaaaaaactcaaaagctgctgaaggattgctgctgcagtctcttcaggccaggaaaagggaaaaaaaccaccactTTCTTGCTTAAGTTAACAAAAAAGCCAAGCTAGCCAAGCAACAGTCCTGGGGTGATTTTATGATGATGCTCTATTTCCTGTCTGTTTTATGCCCAGAAATGGCATAAAGCATTGCAGCTTTAGGATGGATCTGGGGGGAGGATCAGGAGCCTGGGAGCCCCGGTGAGGGCTTTGTTTAAagactgtcttggtttgaacagacaggtgtctgctgaggaaggcaggagcctgccctgaaatggaaaatgtaaaccctctccctctgaattattataattttgaaattaaggggctctcaggcccTTTAagagatatgggagtaggaacaacagttctttattaggaaaattaaaataaaaatgcagtgatACAGAACAaccctgccagagtcagagcagtccctgccccctgtgtgtcagggggtgtcccagccccatcccaggggggctcagccctcctgcagtgccagctgtggctctgctgcagcagggatcctgcacaaggggggagttttcctctgcagctccagggctgctgcagatgggcctgggctccctctggccatgcagggcagcagaaagctgctcctctggcagtgcagggggcaaaggctgctgtgctgtgccaggctcagattggatccaggcaggaatgcttggctcctcccctgggcggagcatctccccatgggatgctgggattggatcagccctgcagggacactcagtggccatggacagcagagatctcctgcagggagggttggctgggggagagagaaagaaaaaactgcccatgaacagcagagaactgccccacctggtACTaagagatggcaatagaatacacatGCCAGCCACATCTTGTATTGCAATTTAAGGCTCACTCCCAGACCTGCTCAGTGCCCCTCTGTGGACATTGGCAGCTACTTTATTGCTTagctaactttttttttcttttggtagcttaagcaagaattttctttttttatttccccaCTCTTTTCCCTGATCTGCAGCAGCGATTCTCCGTTTTTTATTCTTGAACTCTTTTGGCTTGGTTTTTGGTCTGAAATCAGACAATCAGTGAGATGGACCAGGACCTGCAGGGGACCGACAGGAGCTACTCTGACCCCGAgacctcagaaaaaaaaagcaagaaaaacaagACAAAGGACACCAAAATCCACCAGTTTCTCCTGCTGTGAGGAGGAGACCAATGCCAGAGGTTCAGCAGGTTCCCATCTGGCTGCTACGTGaactcattttttttcccttccctgagACAAAGGGGCCACTGCCATTTTTGCCCTCCCAGCCTGTTTATTTCTTCCCTGGgcattttgaggttttttgttgtgtGCGGGGGTAAGGTTATGAAGATAAATATCTAGCCTTTATTCAATCTTTTTCTGTGCCTTGCAGGCACCTTGCTTTGTTgataaagagggttttttttttcactttcacccACTGGTATCCATTTCTCTCATTGGTAAAAGGAATTACTGAAGCCCTTGTCTGGAGGAAACATTAATTCCAAGGTGTTTTCTCCTAAATTTATCTCTAAACCAAGACAGCAGCAAAGTGACATCCAGTCTGCACTGCACCCAGCATGCCCTTGAGTGAGTCTTTGAACAATGCCCatgcaggagcccccagggcacaCACTCATCCCCCAGACCAACCTTAAAGTACAGCAGCCATTTCTGGACATAAAGGAGATGATCAAGAGTGGAGTATCATCATAAAATCACCCCCAGACAGACAAGCAGGACCAAACCAGCTCCTGTTGTCAGAGGAGCCCCATGGGGACCACTGAGATAATCAACACATTTTCAGTGTCAATGACACCAACAAATTGTGCTGAAATCCTGGCTGTGGGGTAGAGGTGTCAGCATCCTGGACCTTCCCCTTTACTCAGAGGACATCACCCTCTCCTTTCACCTGACCCCATGCTGGGAAGCCCCAGGTCCATGACAAAGCAAACCTTGCAAAAAGGGACCCAGCAGGGAATGGCTGAGCAGGTGAGGAGGTGAGCATTGAAGCTGCTCTCCTGACTGAGCAAGAAGCCATAGAATCATTGGTTCAtttagggtggaaaagacctctaagaccaCCAGCTCCAGCCATTGCCCCAGATCCACCATGAAAGCACATCCCTAAATGATGCAGCTGTGTGTCTTTACATACCCCCAAGGTGGTGACACCACCAGAGGCCTGGAAAGCCTGTTCCAGTCTTGGACAACCCTGTggagaagaaattttccctatTATCATATTTAAACCTCCCATGGTGCAACTTGGGACCATTTCCACTTGTCCTGTTatttgttacttgggagaagagactgacccccacctggctgcatccTCCTGCCAGGGATTTGAAAAGAGTGAGAAGATCctccctgagccttcttttctccaggctgagctcccccaactccctcagctgctcctggtgctccagccccttccccacttCCTTTCCCTCCAGTGCCAAAGCCCAGATCTTGCAAAACACCTGATCCCATCTCCAGATCAAGTTCCACATGGCCAAGTTCATCATGGCCAAGTTCCACATAATTGGGGTGATTTTGTGCACCAAAGCCAAAGCACAAAATGAATATCAGCTCCAGGCACATCTGGCCTGGACTTGGGACACCCCAGCCCTCAAAACACCATTTACTAGAGCACAAAGGGGCTGGAAACCAAAGGGTGCAGCAAATCTGAGTGAGCAGCCTTCTCCTTTGAGAGTAGTGATGTGCTTGAGGAGATGGATTCATCAGAGGGCACTGAAATACGTCCTCTGCTGGCAAACAAATTAGCAGAGAACAGGAGCCCACCCTTCTCTTCCTTTTGCATGACACTAGATGACACTAAAATGTCATGactgagctggcagcagccaaCTAAAGGTCGCTGTAAAAGGCTCACCGTGACTGAGGAAAACTGCCCAAATGCACACACAGTTTGGCATCAAATTGCAGCATTCCCATGCAATCCAGAAAGCTTCTACAGCTGCTAGTAGAGAAAATAAATGCAGATTGATCATTGGaagacttttaaaaaagaaaaaagtccttATCAAACTCAGCTACTCTGCTTTAACACTCTGTTTTTGCATTGTTTATGTCTGATTGAAACAAAGCTCGTTTCCATCTGCATGTTAAATTACAGACTTACAACTTCTGTGTAGAAAACACTCCAGAGCCAAGAGCAGTTACAAAGGCCAACTGTGAAAcagtaggaaaaaaaagtcaACACTATTTATTATTCACATATTGCATTACAAGTGTCTCTTATCAAACTCAGAGCATAATTTATATTATTCATGTAGAAACTCAACTTCAACACCACATGGAAAGAAAAGCTAAAGAAGAAAAGCTGTGTGTGACAGGGGTGCAGTGACATCCTGATCAAACGTCGAGGCTTGGGCTGAGGTGCAGCCCGACGACCCAAGGGATTGAGAGCAGGAGGGACAAACCCAGCGCCCGCTTTTGCCCAGTACAGCCACTCTACTGGTGATTCTTTATTGCATTTGggtaaaaccttacaaaagctaTGTAAAATCATAGCTCAGGCCTACTGCTTCTGATGGGTACAGCTAACAGCTGGTCTGACAGGTGAGATTCAGCCTGGCAGCCTTTACCTGTGAGAACCATCTGACACCTGTGAAAATAAGAAGTCTGAACTTGTGAGAATCcgtgaagaaaaaaagaaacatctGTAAAGAAGAAAGCCTTTATCATGCATGGACATGAGCAACTACAAACCAATGCACTGAGTTGCAATAAGTTACTAACCAATTAGAATTAAACacaatgcttttagaaaatcatATGAATGAGCTGTGAAGAATAAGGTTTGGATATGGTGGATGAAGAAACATGTGTCTTTACTGCAACAGTGATTTTTATTGCTGTAAAACACGACAGGAATGGTTCCACGGGTACCAGCTTGCAAAGGACTGGGGAACACATTGGGAAGCCAGCCAGGCATGACCAAACTGGGTTTCAGGGACACTTGGAAGTGCATCTGTTCCAAAGGCAGAGTGACATAGATCTCCTCTCCCTGTGACCATGGATATTGTGTTCACCATGTGAAAGACCAGTTTCCAGGCAGCAATGCCTCCCTGGTCTGCTTCAAGAATGATGGACTCAGACTAGACTGTTAGTGGTGCCTGTCCCATCATCGCTTGCTCTCTGGGCATTTGCAGACATCCTTCTCCAAGTCTCTGTCATCATCTCTGGTGTCTCAGAGAGACACTTCGGTTTTCTGCTCCTGAAGACAAGAAGGAAAGAGGACAAGATGAGACTGTATTCATCCCTGATTCTGATAATTTATTTGCCTTAAATTTGCAGTTTTGGatatttttttacttaaattcAGAGATCCCTGTACCCACCTCATCTGGATGTTCTTTGTTCCCTGTGTCATCTGCCAGGTCAATGCCACGGGTCTCGGGCAGCAGGATGCAGAACAGGGCCAccagcacagggatgctcccaAAGATGGCTTTGGGGATGGCCCGGTGGTACCGGGCCAGGGGAATGATCAGCGGGGCCAGGATCCCGGCCACCCTCGCCATGGTCGAGCACAGCCCCACGCCCGTCTGCCTGCAGGAgagaggggcacagggagggcagggatgttggggaagatgaaacaggaaagctttataaatatgattgcctggcaaaagattttgagaatatagaaactataagcgagactgaaatgaaagcaagctttgagatacctcagttactgaacaactggaaaacaatggtgtggccagctgaaggtaatccccttttgatgaaacaacaccctctgcttgcagacagggccaagggtcagagcagaccctgccagcttggcagaaggggcccaaagaggagtttttagggtttaaaatgtaacatagTATGGTAAtataatgattcttataggctgtatgtaaatgctataggatttgtatcttgtactagattggttagtgagaattagaatattcaacacagaagatttattgcattgtaatgggaacctctctctctcaccctcttactgtcttaccctctcatcctctctacccctctcatctctcagtcctgctccaagctgtgcctggcagctcccagcagggccctgcacccaggccctttgcaataaacccacaagttccacgacctggcttcagagatctctcatctccgtccaTCCCGACCATCCTAGCCCCCGATGCTCGTACAAGGGGTCAACACTCCTGCACTGAATGTGGCCCCATGGCCACCTCCAGCCATGGCAGAAGGAAGCTCTGATGTGGGGGGACATCTCACCTGAGGATGGTGGGGAAGAGCTCAGCGGCGTAGACGTAGGAGGTGGAAAAAGCAGCCGTGGCTGTGAACTTGCCGATGACAGCCAGGACAGTGATTACCACGGGCTGTTCTGAGGGGAAGAGGACAAACAACCCCTGTAATCTCCAGGGGAATGGTTCACTTGGGACCAGAACTCTCTGCAGTGGGATTTCTTGGGACAGCCCTTTCTAATAGACTTGCTAAGCAAACCTACTACCTAAGCCATTGGAAATGATCCCCAGCGTACCCATACCTCGAAAATACTCTCTGGCAAAGAGAACTCAGATTTCTCCTGAGGCCTTGGGCATTTTCTAGATGTGCAATTGAAGTGAGCTGCTGAGCCAGCTCACTTCAGTGCTTGGTTGGAAATGTCATGTCCCTGACCTGGAAAGCATTGGGAAGCCCCACTGTTATCTGCAGTCTCACTCGCAGCCCTGGCAAAGCAGCAGGGTGGGGTATGGACTGGGGCACAAAGAGATGCAAACTGATGAAGGGGAGTGGGAATTTGCTTTTTCTCTTCATCTAAGAAAGGGAGACATGGTGGCTTTCAAAGAACTTCTTCTGCTATAGCTTTCTGCCAGGGGGTGGTGTCCAGTGGGTGGGTGGTGGGCAATGGACACTGCCTGCCAAGAGCTAGGAgctgtggagaaccagcacagccccGAGTGAGAAGGAATCCAAGGTGAGGGAAGGCAGAATGCTGGGGATGAAGCAGCCTGGGCTGTgacagtgggggcagctgagggGGGGTCTGCCAGGGTGGGAGGATGGCTCAGAGCAAGGGTAGGGATGTTcagggcactgcccagctctgctcacagGCTGGGAAGGTTCACCTTCAGGGATGCCAGTGAGGATGAGGCATATTGTGCCagccagcagcaggagaaggccctgcactttcttcctcccaaaccattccagcagGAAAATGCAGGAAATTCGAGCTGGAAGTTCCACTGCCCCAAAGGCCAGCTGTGTCAGGTAGATGTCCAGGCCAAAATCTGTCACGCTGAGGCTCAGCCCATAGTAGACAATGCTGTCTGCAAACCTGAAATTCAAGTAAAACAGGATAAAACATGTCATCAGATGGTTTTCTGGGGGTTTATCACCaaatattaggaaggttaaaacACATGCAAATTACTTAAATTCCCAGCAATCTCTGTTTTGGTTCTAGTCAGCACCTTTGACAGTTGTATAGGTCACAGTAGCAGGAAATAAAGCAGAACGAATCTCCATATGGTCAGCAAAATCTAGACTGACCTCAAAGCTCCTAGATAGGTGCAAAAGTCCTCCAGGGCCCAGGGATTGCCAAAGCTGGAATTACTCAAGCCTTTCTAACAAAACCCACAGTATCATGGATAATCATCTTTTTCCCATGCCCAGACATGGTAAATTGGTATTTACCATGTATTTGGAGTATAGAATGACAGCAGATCAAGACATTCACAGGTGTATTACCAGAAAAATCACTTTAATTTACTGTTCTTGTCAATCATCAACTTCTTTTCTTTCACCTAGTAGTTTTAACAGAGGGGACCAGGGAATGTCTTACCAGACAGACGCCATGATTAAAGTCACCTTCAGCAGGTTCTTTGTCCTGAAGAGATCCAGGAAACTTCCAGACTTGACCTCTTTCTCAGGCTTCAACTTCAAAACACAGAAAGACAaagagtcagagcaggaaaaggaaacCCTTGCCCAGCTCCTTTTCCACCTGCAGACCATAGAAAGCCTCAGTGGGACAGGTCTGTAACCCCAGTGCTGTGGCAGGGAGGGCAGCCCCACTGCCCTctgtgtgcccagcacagggcatggTGACTGAGAGGTTCCTCAGGATGAACATCTCCCCAGTGTGGGGACTTTGGGGTGGGCAAGGAGGGAACTCCCCTTCAGGCATTTCTGCGTGCAAACCCAGAGACTAAAGAGAGACTCTGTGCTCATCAGTGACACTCCTGGAATGCTCACAGGAGAAAAGCCAGGGAAGCATTTCAGTCCTTCCCACATGCCCAGGGGGAGCCCAGAAAGCTCCAGGCTGGGCCTCAGCAGAGGCTGGGCCTCTTGCCTGACCTGGTCCCTGTGGaactcagctggagctggagTCCCCCAGAGCCCatggccagagcagccccagtggGAATGCAGAGAGGTTTCTGGGATGAGctgagccccaggggctgctgccaggcccagggcaGTGTCTGAGGCCAGGGCCCCCCAGtacctgctccaggggctgctgccaggcccagggcaGTGTCTGAGGCCAGGAACCCCCAgtacctgctccaggagctgctgccaggcccagggcaGTGTCTAAGGCCGGGCCCCCCAGtacctgctccaggggctgctgccaggcccagggcaGTGTCTGAGGCCGGGCCCCCCAgtacctgctccaggagctctggtGGGAGGCTGCGCTTGTTGGTGGCCGCCGCTTTCTGCAGCACCTTCTTGGCTTCCTCGATTCTGCCCTTGGTCACCAGCCAGCGAGCTGACTCTGGGAGCACCCTGCCACGAGAGGAGGCCAGCACatgctgctgtgtcctgctgaGATCCCCCACAGCCCCTTTCTCTGGGACCATGTCCAGCAAGCCTTGGAATCACCACAGGATcagatcccagaaccacagaacctTCAGCCTTGagagagacccacaaggatcatcaagcccaactctAAAGTGAAAGGTCCATGGGATCAATGGGTCTAAACACCCTAAATTTAGGCTCCAAAGGCCAGATGTGGGGACCtgaagcagagcagctgctgctctcagcaATGCAGTGTCCAGGGAGAtgtgctgagctctgcagcagctcctccagcacctgCACTCCGATGGGAAAGACCCAGCTTGGTTCTGAGCTTCTGCCTCCTCCTCTCTCACAACGTCACATCAGGGCTATGTAGCTGGATCTCAAGACATCCCTCTGGCTATCCTGGATTGctaggacccctgccagggggctcagaaactctggcacagagcccaagactcctgtgggtttgattatgacccatggagcaagttgctaaccttatatgaagatcagcaagccacaaaaGTATAAGTAGAATAACAATTAGTTTGTTGCAGGgcgaaaaaatagatttttggggttttaagGATGGGGGTTCAGGGAGCAAGATGGAGGGAAGTGGGCATgtgcagcctttctccttcttagcctccatcttctgctgtgatgttggcacttattAGATTGggttagagtagaagctcactgtctaatatAGGTGGTAGGTATTGGACAATAATTGTAAATAttttacatgtagtttttagtataaaaaaataacactgtcctgcaggcaggcagagtgcctctgtctgtcctgctgagcagataTCATcaggccaggagaaagaatttaaTAGATGAGATACAATTACCAAATATAGAAGAAAAGGGCAAACATAGGAGCAGATCCTGCAATCTCCAGCAGCCTCCAGTGGCGAATTCCATAACTCAAACCAGCCACTGACATCTGCCCAATGGCAAAAGCCGTGTGAGTGATGAGCAGCGCCTTTGTCCGGTGGGAGACACCAACCCATTCTGTAGCTAAGAGGAAAAACAAACGTTCAGGCTTTGTTTTGGGCTCTCTTTTGTTATTGCACCTTGTGATACAAGATCTTGTATCTTGTGAGGCCAAATCTGCTGCCTCAGGGCAAGGGCGTCCCACTCACCCAGGGACACGACTACAATCATAATTCCTGACACGGCAGCTCCCACGACACACCTGAAGGCCATGAACATATAGAAATGgggcacaaaggcagttgccaggCCAAAGACGGCCTGCAGGAGGATGCAGATGAGAAAGACTGGCCGTCTGCCTATCCTGTGGAAGAAGAGGGAAGACCCAGTCAGAACCTGGAGAGACCCCAAGGGGAGAGGGAAGAGCCCAGGAGGGATGCAAAGTGATTTGAGAACCAGAGGAGATTTGACATCCATGTGAACATAGCTCCTCTTTACACCACAAGAAACAATGTGCAGAAAAATCAGTGTCTCCAGTGTTGACCCATCATGGTTCTGGCAAAGCCTGAGACACCATCAGGGGCTAAACTTGTGATTGCTGAAGAAGCCCCCACAAGGCTGTATCTGCCTCTCTTTTCAACCCTCAGACATTTCCAGAGCTCTCAGGGGGGCCCAAATGCCCAATCTCAGGCAAGGGGATTGCAGCCTGTGAAGGTTCAGTGCGTGGACAGTCTGACCCCTGGATCTGGGCTGTCCCTGGGTGCTGGGCAGTGTCTGTGGGAAGGAACTGTGTTTCCTCACCTGTCACTCAGCATCCCAAAGACCATGGCTCCAATGAGAAGGCCAGCCATGTAGATGGACTGGGAGACATCATTCAGGACCGCCCTGTCACACACCAGGTCAAACtggaggaaggaaaacacagaagcTGTTGCTTTGGACAGACTCCAGCTGCTCTCTGGGCTTGGGCAGCCTTTCTGGGTGGAAAGAGGAGAGCAGTGTTTTTTACTGATAAAGGAGGAATGGGAAGGGATGCAGCTGCTGACACCTGCAGAGAAGCCTTGTCTGGAATGGACTTGGTGCTCCAGGGACACCAAGGAGCCTTTGCAAATGCCAGAGGCTGGACTTTGTCCTGTGTCCCAGCTCCATGGAAGGTACTTGTGAGAAAGTGCTGGAGCTGGCAGGTAggaaaggagggaggagggatgaaggaaagtgAGAAAGAAGCAAAGGTCCACAGAGAGAACAAACTTGAtgttcttggaggtcttttccaacctaattgattccACGATTCtgtggaatcatttaggttggaaaagacctccaagagcaTCAAGTACAGTGTTTGACAGACCACGACCATGTAAACTAGAAGGTGGGAGAAAGGCAGAATGGAGAAGTTGAGGATGCTGATAAACAAGGCTTTTGCTCCACTGCAATGCCCTGGCTTGTCTTGTTGCCTTA
The sequence above is drawn from the Melospiza melodia melodia isolate bMelMel2 chromosome 1, bMelMel2.pri, whole genome shotgun sequence genome and encodes:
- the LOC134429042 gene encoding solute carrier family 22 member 13-like, whose product is MAEFGDLLKALGEFGLYQKLLILLLSLPLLLNPFQMVGQVFMVVEVPHHCDTSWILAVGPNLTEEEQLNLTLPRGPDGHFEQCSMFSPVDWDLDSILAYGLNHTEKCSSGWVYPSEQPPSLLTEFDLVCDRAVLNDVSQSIYMAGLLIGAMVFGMLSDRIGRRPVFLICILLQAVFGLATAFVPHFYMFMAFRCVVGAAVSGIMIVVVSLATEWVGVSHRTKALLITHTAFAIGQMSVAGLSYGIRHWRLLEIAGSAPMFALFFYIWVLPESARWLVTKGRIEEAKKVLQKAAATNKRSLPPELLEQLKPEKEVKSGSFLDLFRTKNLLKVTLIMASVWFADSIVYYGLSLSVTDFGLDIYLTQLAFGAVELPARISCIFLLEWFGRKKVQGLLLLLAGTICLILTGIPEEQPVVITVLAVIGKFTATAAFSTSYVYAAELFPTILRQTGVGLCSTMARVAGILAPLIIPLARYHRAIPKAIFGSIPVLVALFCILLPETRGIDLADDTGNKEHPDEEQKTEVSL